A single genomic interval of Comamonas sp. 26 harbors:
- a CDS encoding excinuclease ABC subunit A: MIFSNATLIESEKERNLCTKFFAGYFFNEFTAGYAKRIVHFNRYIQEVTGREDLVLQSPNVSFDTHAYLCHERLRSKLSDVLISDAARQTFLFIETKYLSNWTYAADVAKGVERLDKVFDAEKKPHLANAKQHYFLLTSRRKEEVAERPVRNYPPVHLPIYVPSPLPAAAAATEGEAADPAKASFTSLLYWEDLAQMCDRSEVRQYMEARLKLCVSSARNQHKAGYFLPGA; this comes from the coding sequence GTGATCTTCTCGAACGCCACCCTCATCGAATCCGAAAAAGAGCGCAACCTCTGCACCAAGTTCTTTGCTGGCTACTTTTTCAATGAATTCACGGCCGGCTATGCCAAGCGCATCGTCCACTTCAACCGCTACATCCAGGAAGTCACAGGGCGCGAAGACTTGGTGCTGCAAAGCCCCAACGTCTCGTTCGACACCCACGCCTACCTGTGCCACGAGCGCCTGCGCAGCAAGCTGAGCGACGTACTCATCTCAGACGCGGCGCGGCAGACCTTTCTGTTCATCGAAACCAAGTACCTCAGCAACTGGACCTACGCCGCCGATGTGGCCAAAGGGGTGGAACGGCTGGACAAGGTGTTTGACGCCGAAAAAAAGCCCCATCTGGCAAACGCCAAGCAGCATTACTTTCTGCTGACCTCCCGCCGCAAGGAAGAAGTGGCCGAGCGCCCTGTGCGCAACTACCCCCCGGTGCACCTGCCTATCTATGTGCCTTCGCCCCTGCCGGCAGCCGCTGCAGCGACTGAAGGCGAGGCCGCAGATCCGGCGAAGGCGTCATTTACCAGCTTGCTGTATTGGGAAGATTTGGCGCAGATGTGTGATCGCTCTGAAGTGCGGCAGTACATGGAGGCGCGGTTGAAGCTGTGTGTGAGCAGTGCTCGGAATCAGCATAAGGCGGGGTATTTTTTGCCGGGGGCGTGA
- the gatB gene encoding Asp-tRNA(Asn)/Glu-tRNA(Gln) amidotransferase subunit GatB: protein MTVKLINGYEVVIGFETHTQLATQSKIFSRASTAFGAEPNTQASPVDLALPGTLPVMNKKAVECAIKLGLSLGSTIAPRSIFARKNYFYPDLPKGYQISQFEIPVVQGGEVSFYLEEGKENVLKTVRLVRAHLEEDAGKSVHDEFIGQSGIDLNRAGTPLLEIVTEPDMRSTAEAVAYAKELHKIVTWIGICDGNMQEGSFRCDANVSVRKPGQPLGTRREIKNLNSFRNMQIAIDYEILWQIEQIEDGKKIQQATVLFNPDTGETRAMRTKEDAADYRYFPDPDLPPLVVAESWVNEVKATMPELPRAMAARFVASYGLPEYDATILTQSQAVAAYFEDATAVCKQAKLASNWVMGEVSRRLNMEEIGMDAVKVSSAQLGAMIARISDGTISNNAARTVFEALWTGEGQDVDALIEAKGLKQMNDTGALETIIDEVIAANPGNVEQYRAGKDKAFNALVGQVMKASKGKANPGQVNEVLKAKLA, encoded by the coding sequence ATGACAGTCAAACTGATCAATGGCTACGAAGTCGTCATCGGCTTTGAAACCCACACCCAGCTGGCCACCCAGTCGAAGATTTTCAGCCGTGCCAGCACCGCCTTTGGTGCTGAGCCCAACACGCAAGCCAGCCCCGTCGATCTGGCCCTGCCCGGCACCCTGCCGGTCATGAACAAAAAGGCGGTGGAATGCGCTATCAAATTGGGCCTGTCTCTGGGGTCCACGATTGCGCCGCGCAGCATTTTTGCCCGCAAAAACTACTTCTACCCTGACCTGCCCAAGGGCTACCAGATCTCGCAATTCGAGATTCCGGTCGTCCAGGGCGGTGAAGTCAGCTTCTATCTGGAAGAAGGCAAGGAAAACGTCCTCAAGACCGTGCGACTGGTTCGCGCCCACCTGGAAGAAGACGCCGGCAAATCCGTGCACGACGAATTCATCGGCCAGTCCGGCATCGACCTGAACCGCGCCGGCACGCCACTGCTGGAAATCGTGACCGAACCCGACATGCGCTCGACTGCAGAAGCCGTGGCCTACGCCAAGGAACTGCACAAGATCGTCACCTGGATCGGCATCTGCGACGGCAACATGCAAGAAGGCAGCTTCCGCTGCGACGCCAACGTCTCCGTGCGCAAGCCCGGCCAGCCCCTGGGCACCCGCCGCGAGATCAAGAACCTGAACTCGTTCAGGAACATGCAAATCGCCATTGATTACGAAATCCTCTGGCAGATCGAGCAAATCGAAGACGGCAAGAAGATCCAGCAGGCCACCGTGCTCTTCAACCCCGACACCGGCGAGACCCGCGCCATGCGCACCAAGGAAGACGCGGCCGACTACCGCTACTTCCCCGACCCCGACCTGCCCCCGCTGGTCGTGGCCGAGAGCTGGGTCAACGAAGTCAAGGCCACCATGCCCGAGCTGCCCCGCGCCATGGCTGCCCGCTTTGTAGCAAGCTATGGCCTGCCCGAGTACGACGCCACCATCCTGACCCAAAGCCAGGCCGTGGCCGCCTACTTTGAAGACGCCACCGCCGTGTGCAAGCAGGCCAAGCTGGCTTCCAACTGGGTGATGGGCGAAGTCTCGCGCCGCCTGAACATGGAAGAAATCGGCATGGATGCCGTCAAGGTCAGCAGCGCCCAGCTGGGTGCCATGATTGCCCGCATCTCCGACGGCACCATCTCCAACAACGCCGCCCGGACCGTGTTTGAAGCCCTGTGGACCGGCGAAGGCCAGGACGTCGATGCCCTCATCGAAGCCAAGGGCCTCAAGCAGATGAACGACACCGGTGCACTGGAAACCATCATCGACGAAGTGATCGCCGCCAACCCCGGCAACGTCGAGCAATACCGCGCAGGCAAAGACAAGGCCTTCAACGCCCTGGTCGGCCAGGTGATGAAGGCATCGAAGGGCAAGGCCAACCCCGGCCAAGTCAACGAAGTGCTGAAGGCCAAACTGGCCTAA
- the gatA gene encoding Asp-tRNA(Asn)/Glu-tRNA(Gln) amidotransferase subunit GatA — translation MSQTELHQLSVAELAAQLRAKQVSSVEAAQHFLARAKQHQNLGAFVSINEDATLAQARAADALIAEGKGGKLAGVPIAHKDIFVTKDFPTTAASKMLEGYKSPFDATVVKKLADAGVVTLGKLNCDEFAMGGANENSAVAPVGFDSAQPVRNPWNTDRVPGGSSGGSAAAVAARLAPAVTGTDTGGSIRQPASFCGITGIKPTYGRASRYGMIAFASSLDQAGPMGRSAEDCALLLSEMCGPDLDRDSTSLDYPAEDFAARLNDSIEGLRIGVPAEFFGEGLSADVRTAVDAALKEYEKLGAKLVPVALPRTELSVPVYYILAPAEASSNLSRFDGVKFGHRAAQYEDLNDMYKKTRAEGFGDEVKRRIMMGAYVLSEGYYDAYYLQAQKIRRMIADDFQAAFKDCDVIAGAAAPTTAWAIGAKADPVSNYLADIFTLPASLAGLPGMSLPAGFGEGGMPVGLQLIGNYFSEAKLLNAAHRFQQATDFHLRNPAGI, via the coding sequence ATGAGCCAAACCGAACTCCACCAATTGAGCGTGGCCGAGCTGGCCGCGCAACTGCGCGCCAAGCAGGTGTCCTCCGTCGAAGCCGCCCAGCACTTTCTGGCCCGCGCCAAGCAGCATCAGAACCTGGGCGCTTTTGTGTCCATCAACGAAGATGCCACGCTGGCGCAAGCCAGGGCGGCTGATGCCCTGATTGCTGAAGGCAAGGGCGGCAAGCTGGCCGGCGTGCCCATTGCGCACAAAGACATCTTCGTCACCAAAGACTTCCCCACCACCGCCGCCAGCAAGATGCTGGAAGGCTACAAATCGCCGTTTGACGCCACCGTGGTCAAGAAGCTGGCCGACGCTGGTGTGGTGACCCTGGGCAAGCTCAACTGCGACGAATTCGCCATGGGCGGCGCCAATGAGAACTCCGCTGTGGCCCCGGTCGGTTTTGACAGCGCCCAGCCCGTGCGCAACCCCTGGAACACGGATCGCGTGCCCGGCGGATCGTCGGGCGGCTCGGCCGCTGCCGTGGCCGCGCGCCTGGCCCCAGCCGTGACCGGCACTGACACCGGCGGCTCGATTCGCCAGCCCGCATCGTTTTGCGGCATCACCGGCATCAAGCCTACCTATGGCCGCGCCAGCCGCTACGGCATGATCGCATTTGCCTCCTCCCTCGACCAGGCTGGCCCCATGGGCCGCAGCGCCGAAGACTGCGCACTGCTGCTCTCCGAAATGTGCGGCCCCGATCTGGACCGTGACTCCACCAGCCTGGACTACCCTGCCGAAGACTTCGCTGCCCGCCTGAACGACAGCATCGAAGGCCTGCGCATTGGCGTGCCCGCCGAGTTCTTTGGCGAAGGCCTGAGCGCTGACGTGCGCACCGCCGTCGATGCCGCTTTGAAGGAATACGAAAAGCTGGGTGCCAAGCTGGTGCCCGTGGCCCTGCCGCGCACCGAGCTGTCTGTGCCCGTGTACTACATCCTCGCACCCGCAGAAGCCTCGTCCAACCTCTCGCGTTTTGACGGCGTGAAGTTCGGTCACCGTGCTGCCCAGTACGAAGACCTCAACGACATGTACAAAAAGACCCGCGCCGAAGGCTTTGGCGACGAGGTCAAGCGCCGCATCATGATGGGTGCCTATGTCTTGAGCGAAGGCTATTACGACGCCTACTACCTGCAGGCGCAGAAGATTCGCCGCATGATCGCCGACGACTTCCAAGCCGCATTCAAGGACTGCGACGTCATCGCCGGTGCGGCAGCACCCACCACCGCCTGGGCCATTGGTGCCAAGGCCGACCCGGTCAGCAACTATCTGGCCGACATCTTCACCCTGCCTGCATCGCTGGCGGGTCTGCCCGGCATGAGCCTGCCCGCCGGTTTTGGAGAGGGCGGCATGCCCGTGGGCCTGCAACTAATCGGCAACTACTTCAGCGAAGCCAAGCTGCTGAACGCCGCCCACCGCTTCCAGCAAGCGACCGACTTCCACCTGCGCAACCCCGCCGGTATTTAA
- the gatC gene encoding Asp-tRNA(Asn)/Glu-tRNA(Gln) amidotransferase subunit GatC, protein MALNEQDIARIANLARLELSQGESERMLSQLNNFFGIVEKMQAVDTSGVSPLSHPVAAIQDIALRLRDDLVSETNNRDANMQNAPAAENGYFLVPKVIE, encoded by the coding sequence ATGGCATTGAACGAACAAGATATTGCGCGTATCGCGAACTTGGCTCGCCTTGAACTGTCTCAAGGTGAGAGTGAGCGCATGCTATCTCAACTTAACAACTTTTTCGGCATCGTCGAAAAAATGCAGGCTGTGGATACCTCAGGCGTCAGCCCTTTGTCACACCCCGTAGCAGCCATTCAGGACATCGCCTTACGGCTACGTGACGATTTGGTAAGTGAGACCAATAACCGCGACGCCAACATGCAAAACGCACCGGCGGCCGAAAACGGCTACTTCCTGGTGCCCAAGGTCATCGAGTAA